In Bos mutus isolate GX-2022 chromosome 10, NWIPB_WYAK_1.1, whole genome shotgun sequence, a single window of DNA contains:
- the PPP1R36 gene encoding protein phosphatase 1 regulatory subunit 36 isoform X2: MMEQLGLRLGTWYWKDETKTLEFRSFTPAVEFKERGKKGKAVHFVEIDGPASDRLTDKRFALRDDKSPRGLEKRSQQGNVTLHDAKFVALLLLQDTEMPRICSFTTFMRNKNLDNFLMALLYYLYYYLEKISQEKKPKSYMVGLVEKKEMEMIISKLEAAQKYLAQKYCVLVLGLGMPDKHHMSCGKGKISDTQKDWKFFESFYTFCTYVAWIVFRRQHFTEIEEEIGRLFRSNMFNIPRRKREDEESGGEKKRMTFVQFRRMMAKRPAIKKAINMRSPVMSTLLPSLREKAQNVSEKKYRQIGTKFPAQMQEPRETLDSLHMPIVGILGEPRCQFNPHTLIPLDPEESMKSGKPSSLIERNNMRIQDTLDLVMRTLSSQTTFPK, translated from the exons TTTTACACCTGCAGTGGAAttcaaggaaagaggaaagaaaggcaaagcagTTCACTTTGTTGAAATTGATGGTCCAGCTTCAGACAG GTTGACAGATAAAAGGTTTGCCCTAAGAGACGATAAGTCACCCAGAGGCTTAGAGAAACGGAGTCAGCAGGGCAACGTTACACTCCATGATGCTAAAT TTGTGGCTTTGCTTTTGCTACAAGATACTGAGATGCCGCGTATCTGTTCCTTTACAACATTTATGAG GAATAAGAATCTTGACAATTTCCTTATGGCATTGTTGTACTACTTATATTATTACTTGGAAAAAATCTCACAGGAAAAGAAACCCAAAAGCTATATGGT aggccttgtagagaagaaagaaatggaaatgattATCAGTAAGTTAGAAGCAGCACAGAAATACTTGGCACAGAAGTACTGTGTCCTCGTCCTGGGCTTGGGAATGCCCGATAAGCATCACATGAGCTGCGGAAA gGGAAAAATATCAGATACACAAAAAGACTGGAAATTCTTTGAG TCCTTTTATACATTCTGTACATACGTAGCCTGGATTGTCTTCCGACGTCAACACTTCACAGAGATTGAGGAAGAAATAGGAAGGCTCTTTCGTTCCAACATGTTCAACATTCCTCGAAGGAAGCGTGAGGATGAAGAGTCAGGAGGGGAGAAGAAGCGCATGACTTTTgtacaattcag GAGAATGATGGCAAAACGCCCAGCGATTAAAAAAGCCATTAACATGCGCTctccagtcatgtccactctGCTGCCCTCTCTCAGAGAAAAAGCTCAGAATGTCTCTGAGAAAAAGTACCGTCAAATAGGCACGAAATTCCCAGCCCAGATGCAAGAGCCCAGGGAAACTCTGGACTCTTTGCACATGCCAAT AGTTGGCATCTTGGGGGAGCCTCGATGTCAGTTCAACCCGCATACCCTTATCCCTCTTGATCCAGAAGAAAGCATGAAGTCTGGGAAACCGTCTTCCCTGATAGAAAGAAATAACATGAGGATTCAGGATACACTGGACTTAGTCATGAGAACACTGTCCTCTCAAACAACATTCCCTAAATAA
- the PPP1R36 gene encoding protein phosphatase 1 regulatory subunit 36 isoform X3, which translates to MCLRFSPGHSQYVSVLSFTPAVEFKERGKKGKAVHFVEIDGPASDRLTDKRFALRDDKSPRGLEKRSQQGNVTLHDAKFVALLLLQDTEMPRICSFTTFMRNKNLDNFLMALLYYLYYYLEKISQEKKPKSYMVGLVEKKEMEMIISKLEAAQKYLAQKYCVLVLGLGMPDKHHMSCGKGKISDTQKDWKFFESFYTFCTYVAWIVFRRQHFTEIEEEIGRLFRSNMFNIPRRKREDEESGGEKKRMTFVQFRRMMAKRPAIKKAINMRSPVMSTLLPSLREKAQNVSEKKYRQIGTKFPAQMQEPRETLDSLHMPIVGILGEPRCQFNPHTLIPLDPEESMKSGKPSSLIERNNMRIQDTLDLVMRTLSSQTTFPK; encoded by the exons ATGTGCCTCCGATTCTCTCCAGGACACTCACAATACGTATCAGTCCTAAG TTTTACACCTGCAGTGGAAttcaaggaaagaggaaagaaaggcaaagcagTTCACTTTGTTGAAATTGATGGTCCAGCTTCAGACAG GTTGACAGATAAAAGGTTTGCCCTAAGAGACGATAAGTCACCCAGAGGCTTAGAGAAACGGAGTCAGCAGGGCAACGTTACACTCCATGATGCTAAAT TTGTGGCTTTGCTTTTGCTACAAGATACTGAGATGCCGCGTATCTGTTCCTTTACAACATTTATGAG GAATAAGAATCTTGACAATTTCCTTATGGCATTGTTGTACTACTTATATTATTACTTGGAAAAAATCTCACAGGAAAAGAAACCCAAAAGCTATATGGT aggccttgtagagaagaaagaaatggaaatgattATCAGTAAGTTAGAAGCAGCACAGAAATACTTGGCACAGAAGTACTGTGTCCTCGTCCTGGGCTTGGGAATGCCCGATAAGCATCACATGAGCTGCGGAAA gGGAAAAATATCAGATACACAAAAAGACTGGAAATTCTTTGAG TCCTTTTATACATTCTGTACATACGTAGCCTGGATTGTCTTCCGACGTCAACACTTCACAGAGATTGAGGAAGAAATAGGAAGGCTCTTTCGTTCCAACATGTTCAACATTCCTCGAAGGAAGCGTGAGGATGAAGAGTCAGGAGGGGAGAAGAAGCGCATGACTTTTgtacaattcag GAGAATGATGGCAAAACGCCCAGCGATTAAAAAAGCCATTAACATGCGCTctccagtcatgtccactctGCTGCCCTCTCTCAGAGAAAAAGCTCAGAATGTCTCTGAGAAAAAGTACCGTCAAATAGGCACGAAATTCCCAGCCCAGATGCAAGAGCCCAGGGAAACTCTGGACTCTTTGCACATGCCAAT AGTTGGCATCTTGGGGGAGCCTCGATGTCAGTTCAACCCGCATACCCTTATCCCTCTTGATCCAGAAGAAAGCATGAAGTCTGGGAAACCGTCTTCCCTGATAGAAAGAAATAACATGAGGATTCAGGATACACTGGACTTAGTCATGAGAACACTGTCCTCTCAAACAACATTCCCTAAATAA